In Nocardioides sp. InS609-2, a single genomic region encodes these proteins:
- a CDS encoding HhH-GPD-type base excision DNA repair protein → MSFHITGDPAADAVLDESPFALLAAMMLDQQYPMEHAFRGPAKVVDRFGTFDPAAIAAADPEEFAAMAMVTPAIHRFPGSMAARLQELARIVTDEYDGDASRIWTDAADGKDLLKRMMALPGFGKQKAQIFVALLAKQVGVRPEGWEDVVGAYAEPGYRSVADVVDGASLQKVRDFKKAKKAEAKAT, encoded by the coding sequence ATGAGCTTCCACATCACCGGCGACCCGGCTGCCGACGCCGTACTCGACGAGTCACCGTTCGCACTGCTGGCCGCGATGATGCTCGACCAGCAGTATCCGATGGAGCACGCGTTTCGCGGGCCGGCGAAGGTGGTCGACCGGTTCGGCACGTTCGACCCGGCGGCGATCGCGGCGGCCGACCCGGAGGAGTTCGCGGCGATGGCCATGGTGACGCCGGCGATCCACCGGTTTCCGGGCTCGATGGCCGCGCGACTGCAGGAGCTCGCAAGGATCGTCACCGACGAGTACGACGGCGATGCCTCGCGCATCTGGACCGACGCCGCTGACGGCAAGGACCTGCTCAAGCGGATGATGGCGCTGCCCGGGTTCGGCAAGCAGAAGGCGCAGATCTTCGTGGCACTGCTCGCCAAGCAGGTGGGGGTTCGTCCCGAGGGCTGGGAGGACGTCGTCGGTGCGTACGCCGAGCCGGGGTATCGCTCGGTCGCCGACGTCGTCGACGGTGCGTCGCTCCAGAAGGTGCGGGACTTCAAGAAGGCGAAAAAGGCCGAGGCGAAGGCCACCTGA
- a CDS encoding GNAT family N-acetyltransferase, with amino-acid sequence MEWSFRPMEVGDLPGLLVLQERGAVAALGKVFPQETYPFPRDAVRERWESELASQDMTSYVATAPDGRLVGFAARWEDEVMHFGTALETWGSGLATWLHDELVATYAPEVTQLRLRVFEGNTRARRFYERLGWMATGEESRTSFPPHPTLLAYVLDRADRHAARCGA; translated from the coding sequence ATGGAGTGGTCGTTCCGGCCGATGGAGGTCGGCGACCTCCCTGGCCTCTTGGTCCTGCAGGAACGCGGAGCGGTCGCGGCCCTGGGGAAAGTGTTCCCGCAGGAGACGTACCCGTTCCCCCGGGACGCCGTCCGAGAACGGTGGGAGTCCGAGCTGGCGAGCCAAGACATGACCTCGTACGTCGCGACTGCTCCCGACGGGCGACTGGTCGGCTTCGCGGCTCGCTGGGAGGACGAGGTCATGCACTTCGGCACCGCGCTGGAGACGTGGGGGAGCGGTCTGGCCACCTGGCTGCATGACGAGCTCGTAGCGACGTACGCGCCCGAGGTGACTCAGCTCCGGCTCCGCGTGTTCGAGGGCAACACCCGGGCCAGACGGTTCTACGAGAGGCTCGGGTGGATGGCCACTGGCGAAGAATCTCGGACTTCTTTCCCGCCCCACCCGACGCTTCTCGCCTACGTCCTCGACCGCGCTGACCGGCACGCGGCAAGATGTGGGGCATGA
- a CDS encoding VOC family protein, producing MGNIEPLARTYPAGVTCWVECEQPDVAAAVDFYGGLFGWQFADVLPEGAPGRYVIATLDGLDVAALAGPATGSAAWSTYVAVDDVDATAAAMVDLGASLVAAPEDAGPGGRAATLTDPQGVLVRLWMARRRLGAQVTNTPGAWNFSDLHTTDPAAAGEFYRSAFGWRVLDQGWGTAIQVPGYGDHLEATIDPEIRTRQASAPEGFEDVIGGIAGVGDGEHPHWHVTFTVADRDEAAATTERLGGTVVFSDENDWTRTALVRDPQGAVLTLSQFAPKDWG from the coding sequence GTGGGCAACATCGAACCGCTCGCCCGGACCTACCCGGCAGGTGTCACCTGCTGGGTGGAGTGCGAGCAGCCTGACGTCGCGGCCGCCGTGGACTTCTACGGCGGCCTGTTCGGTTGGCAGTTCGCGGACGTGCTGCCCGAGGGTGCTCCCGGCCGCTACGTGATCGCCACGCTCGACGGTCTCGACGTGGCCGCGCTGGCGGGTCCGGCGACCGGTTCGGCCGCGTGGTCGACGTACGTCGCGGTCGACGACGTCGATGCGACAGCGGCCGCCATGGTCGATCTCGGGGCCAGCTTGGTGGCGGCGCCGGAGGATGCCGGACCCGGTGGCCGCGCCGCGACGCTGACAGATCCACAGGGGGTTCTGGTGCGGCTCTGGATGGCCCGCCGTCGGCTGGGTGCCCAGGTCACCAACACACCGGGCGCGTGGAACTTCAGCGACCTGCACACCACCGACCCGGCCGCGGCGGGGGAGTTCTACAGGAGTGCGTTCGGCTGGCGGGTCCTCGACCAGGGCTGGGGTACGGCGATCCAGGTGCCCGGCTACGGCGACCACCTCGAGGCGACGATCGACCCCGAAATCCGTACCCGACAGGCCTCCGCGCCAGAGGGCTTCGAGGACGTCATCGGCGGCATCGCCGGCGTCGGTGACGGCGAGCACCCGCACTGGCACGTCACCTTCACGGTCGCCGACCGCGACGAGGCCGCTGCGACCACCGAGCGGCTCGGCGGCACCGTGGTCTTCTCCGACGAGAACGACTGGACCCGCACCGCCCTGGTGCGTGATCCCCAGGGCGCTGTGCTGACGCTCAGCCAGTTCGCCCCGAAGGACTGGGGCTGA
- a CDS encoding universal stress protein, whose amino-acid sequence MGTVVVGYVPKPEGDAALNTAIDEAKLRDAKLVVVNSHRGGADFDGPAARKAESEMDSVRTRLDESGVTYDLRQMVRGFEPAEDLISIAEANSAELIVIGLRRRSPVGKLILGSNAQRILLDAPCPVLAVKAG is encoded by the coding sequence ATGGGGACTGTCGTGGTGGGGTACGTTCCGAAGCCCGAGGGAGATGCGGCGCTCAACACCGCGATCGACGAGGCGAAGCTCCGTGACGCCAAGCTGGTCGTGGTCAACTCGCACCGGGGAGGCGCCGACTTCGACGGCCCCGCAGCCCGCAAGGCCGAGTCGGAGATGGACAGCGTCCGCACCCGCCTCGACGAGTCGGGGGTGACCTACGACCTGCGCCAGATGGTGCGCGGCTTCGAGCCGGCCGAGGACCTCATCAGCATCGCCGAGGCCAACTCCGCTGAGCTGATCGTCATCGGCCTGCGTCGCCGTTCACCGGTCGGCAAGCTGATCCTGGGCAGCAACGCCCAGCGCATCCTGCTCGACGCGCCCTGCCCGGTCCTGGCCGTCAAGGCTGGCTGA
- a CDS encoding glutamate--cysteine ligase, which yields MGEEVEAQEFSRADRTRHREKVRRCLDVFARMLREARFDTDDPMTGLEVEFNLVDEAGDPALKNAEVLAAIADPDFQTELGQFNIEINVPPSTLREGGFAQFEDNLRRSLNDAESKSAKVGAHMVMIGILPTLAEGHMGMSALSANPRYRLLSEQILAARGEDISISISGAERLETTADSIVPEAACTSTQFHVQTSPDDFGDYWNASQAIAGVQLAVGANSPYLLGKQLWRETRIPLFEQATDTRSEELKAQGVRPRVWFGERWITSVFDLFEENVRYFPALLPISDEEDPLEVLEAGGTPKLHELRLHNGTVYRWNRPIYDIADGTPHLRVENRLLAAGPTVADTIANAAFYYGMVRALAESERPLWSQMSFSAAEENFHVAAQQGIHAKIYWPGIGGAVSATELVLRRLLPMAYEGLDSWGVPAADRDRLLGIIEQRCLTGMNGSEWFVGRMKDRAKEDRYDALRATLLEYTERMHTNEPVHTWD from the coding sequence ATGGGAGAAGAGGTTGAGGCACAGGAGTTCTCACGCGCCGACCGCACGCGGCATCGCGAGAAGGTGCGCCGATGCCTCGACGTGTTCGCGCGGATGCTGCGTGAGGCGAGGTTCGACACCGACGACCCGATGACCGGGCTGGAGGTTGAGTTCAACCTCGTCGACGAGGCCGGCGACCCCGCGCTGAAGAACGCCGAGGTTCTCGCGGCCATCGCCGACCCCGACTTCCAGACCGAGCTCGGCCAGTTCAACATCGAGATCAACGTGCCCCCGTCGACCTTGCGCGAGGGCGGCTTCGCCCAGTTCGAGGACAACCTCCGCCGCAGTCTCAACGACGCCGAGTCCAAGTCGGCCAAGGTCGGCGCGCACATGGTGATGATCGGCATCCTGCCCACGCTGGCCGAGGGCCACATGGGCATGAGTGCGTTGAGTGCAAACCCACGCTACCGGCTGCTGAGCGAGCAGATCCTGGCCGCCCGCGGCGAGGACATCTCGATTTCCATCTCCGGCGCCGAGCGGCTCGAGACCACCGCAGACTCGATCGTGCCGGAGGCCGCGTGCACGAGCACTCAGTTCCACGTGCAGACCTCGCCCGACGACTTCGGCGACTACTGGAACGCCTCCCAGGCGATCGCGGGGGTCCAGCTCGCGGTGGGCGCCAACTCGCCGTACCTCCTGGGCAAGCAGCTGTGGCGCGAGACCCGGATCCCGCTGTTCGAGCAGGCCACCGACACCCGCAGCGAGGAGCTGAAGGCTCAGGGTGTCCGGCCCCGGGTGTGGTTCGGCGAGCGCTGGATCACCTCGGTGTTCGACCTGTTCGAGGAGAACGTCCGCTACTTCCCGGCGCTCCTGCCCATCAGCGACGAGGAAGACCCGCTCGAGGTGCTCGAGGCGGGCGGCACCCCCAAGCTGCACGAGCTGCGGCTGCACAACGGCACGGTCTACCGGTGGAACCGGCCGATCTACGACATCGCCGACGGCACCCCGCACCTGCGCGTCGAGAACCGCCTGCTCGCGGCCGGCCCGACGGTCGCCGACACCATCGCCAACGCCGCGTTCTACTACGGGATGGTGCGTGCGCTGGCCGAGAGCGAGCGGCCGTTGTGGTCGCAGATGTCGTTCAGCGCCGCCGAGGAGAACTTCCACGTCGCGGCCCAGCAGGGCATCCACGCCAAGATCTACTGGCCCGGCATCGGTGGCGCGGTCAGTGCCACCGAGCTCGTGCTGCGCCGGCTGCTGCCGATGGCCTACGAGGGCCTCGACTCATGGGGCGTGCCAGCTGCCGACCGTGACCGGCTGCTCGGCATCATCGAGCAGCGCTGCCTGACCGGCATGAACGGCTCCGAGTGGTTCGTGGGCAGGATGAAGGACCGGGCGAAGGAAGACCGCTACGACGCCCTGCGGGCGACACTTCTGGAGTACACCGAGCGCATGCACACCAACGAGCCGGTGCACACCTGGGACTGA
- a CDS encoding DUF4192 domain-containing protein — MAKLTARCPDDLLAFVPVALGFVPEQSIAMLTFGPGPGFHARVDLPTDPADTDLVVEALVEPCLRHDVDRVVLVLYADGPGAVREVADRLESGFAREGIVVFEMMCADGQRWFPMQSGRPPDLYDGVPYDVSIHPFAAEAVVAGLVTHASRGDLAATLAPDPAAVAGVKAALGDIVPAQGSWVRRLTRRHARDGTVPDTADLARLLVSITDPVVREAAWCAISRAESRSHAVLWTAVLRAAPPGLVVGPAAVLAFACWLAGHGALAWCAVDRALTADCDCSLAETVSGLLVAAVSPAQWQPPGWPPPGCEEAHAAGGAA, encoded by the coding sequence ATGGCCAAGCTGACCGCCCGGTGTCCCGACGACCTGCTGGCCTTCGTCCCGGTCGCGCTCGGGTTCGTGCCGGAGCAGTCGATCGCGATGCTGACGTTCGGGCCGGGGCCAGGCTTCCACGCGCGTGTCGACCTGCCGACCGACCCGGCCGACACCGACCTCGTTGTCGAGGCACTGGTCGAGCCGTGCCTGCGCCACGACGTCGACCGTGTGGTCCTCGTGCTCTATGCCGACGGCCCCGGGGCGGTGCGCGAGGTCGCCGACCGGCTCGAGTCGGGGTTCGCCCGCGAGGGCATCGTCGTGTTCGAGATGATGTGCGCCGACGGGCAGCGATGGTTCCCCATGCAGTCCGGTCGGCCGCCCGACCTCTACGACGGCGTTCCGTACGACGTCTCCATCCATCCGTTCGCAGCGGAGGCCGTGGTCGCCGGGCTGGTGACGCATGCCTCGCGCGGTGACCTCGCGGCGACGCTGGCGCCCGATCCGGCCGCGGTCGCGGGCGTGAAGGCCGCGCTCGGTGACATCGTGCCGGCGCAGGGCAGTTGGGTGCGCCGGCTGACCCGGCGCCATGCGCGGGACGGCACGGTGCCCGACACTGCCGACCTGGCCCGGTTGCTGGTCTCGATCACCGACCCGGTGGTCCGCGAAGCCGCCTGGTGCGCGATCAGCCGAGCCGAGTCGCGCTCCCACGCCGTGCTCTGGACCGCAGTGTTGCGCGCTGCGCCGCCCGGGCTTGTCGTCGGTCCGGCCGCGGTGCTCGCCTTCGCCTGCTGGCTGGCCGGACACGGCGCGCTGGCCTGGTGCGCCGTCGACCGGGCGCTGACTGCGGACTGCGACTGCAGCCTGGCCGAGACCGTCTCGGGGCTGCTCGTCGCGGCGGTGTCTCCGGCGCAGTGGCAACCACCCGGCTGGCCGCCTCCTGGGTGCGAGGAGGCCCACGCCGCGGGCGGCGCTGCCTGA
- a CDS encoding DNA polymerase IV: MRAHASVLHLDLDAFFASVEQRDKPSLRGKPVVVGGVGGRGVVATASYEARAYGVHSAMSTREARSRCPHAAFLTGRFHAYRETSEQVMALLRATSPLVEPLSLDEAFVDLRAADLPDHEVATVTACAQRLRAAVVEATGGLTASVGVGSSKFIAKIASEIDKPDGLTVVLPGTERDLLRPMNATVIPGVGPATAERLRRAGITTVADLETVSEDELVRLLGNAHGHGLYRLARADDDRPVVAERETKSVSVEGTYDTDLMDRKLMEGLLTRQASQVAERLRKNGLSGRTVSIKVRLHDFTTLSRSSTLTAPTDSASTVGRLARRLLADLDTSGGVRLLGVGVSGLADWIQEDLFGETEEPDDEHADVPGLMESRRTTWAPGMDVTHEEHGQGWVWGSGRGVVTVRFETRDTPPGPVRSFSTDDPLLAPLARPAEE; this comes from the coding sequence GTGCGCGCCCATGCTTCGGTCCTCCACCTGGACCTCGACGCGTTCTTCGCGTCGGTCGAGCAGCGCGACAAGCCGTCGCTGCGGGGCAAGCCCGTCGTGGTCGGCGGCGTCGGTGGCCGTGGTGTGGTCGCCACCGCGTCGTACGAGGCGAGGGCGTACGGCGTGCACTCGGCGATGTCGACGCGCGAGGCGCGCTCCCGGTGCCCGCACGCCGCCTTCCTGACCGGCCGCTTCCACGCCTATCGCGAGACGAGCGAGCAGGTGATGGCGCTGCTCCGCGCAACCTCCCCTCTCGTGGAACCGCTGTCGCTCGACGAGGCGTTCGTCGACCTGCGCGCAGCCGACCTACCCGACCACGAGGTCGCCACTGTCACCGCTTGCGCCCAGCGGCTGCGCGCCGCCGTCGTGGAGGCCACGGGAGGCCTGACGGCATCGGTGGGCGTCGGGTCGTCGAAGTTCATCGCCAAGATCGCCAGCGAGATCGACAAGCCCGACGGCCTGACCGTGGTGCTCCCCGGCACCGAGCGCGACCTGCTGCGGCCGATGAATGCCACCGTGATCCCCGGCGTCGGCCCCGCCACCGCCGAACGGCTCCGCAGGGCCGGCATCACCACGGTCGCCGACCTCGAGACGGTCAGCGAGGACGAGCTGGTGCGGCTGCTCGGGAACGCGCACGGCCACGGCCTCTACCGGCTGGCACGTGCTGACGACGACCGGCCCGTGGTCGCGGAGCGCGAGACGAAGTCGGTGAGCGTCGAGGGCACCTACGACACCGATCTGATGGACCGCAAGCTGATGGAGGGACTGCTCACCCGGCAGGCCTCGCAGGTCGCCGAGCGGCTGCGCAAGAACGGCCTGTCGGGCCGCACGGTGAGCATCAAGGTGCGCCTCCACGACTTCACCACGCTGAGTCGTTCGTCGACCCTGACCGCGCCCACCGACAGCGCGTCGACGGTCGGCCGGCTGGCCCGCCGACTGCTGGCCGACCTCGACACCTCCGGTGGCGTACGCCTGCTGGGCGTCGGTGTCTCCGGCCTGGCCGACTGGATCCAGGAGGACCTGTTCGGCGAGACCGAGGAGCCCGACGACGAGCACGCCGACGTGCCCGGCCTCATGGAGTCGCGTCGTACGACTTGGGCGCCCGGCATGGACGTCACCCACGAGGAGCACGGCCAGGGCTGGGTGTGGGGCTCGGGCCGCGGCGTCGTGACGGTGCGCTTCGAGACCCGCGACACCCCTCCCGGCCCGGTGCGGTCGTTCTCCACCGACGACCCGCTGCTGGCACCCCTCGCGCGGCCTGCCGAGGAGTGA
- a CDS encoding biotin-dependent carboxyltransferase family protein yields MTLRVVDAGALTTVQDRGRFGLAHLGVPRAGALDGPAAELANRLVGNSSDAALLETTFSGISFDAGRALVVAVTGARCIVRVEGRSVALAEPVSVRSGARVEIGPAVDGVRSYVSVAGGIHVAPVLGSRSTDTLAWVGPPVVCDADVLPVGRPVGDPVGVDLDPRRRPAPVLRLLPGPHGDWFQGDVLARLDGTSYDVATESNRIGLRLSGPRIARSGAGELPSEGMVLGAVQVPPSGQPVVLLHDHPVTGGYPVVAVLHPDDLPVCAQARPGDVLTLRLA; encoded by the coding sequence ATGACGCTCCGCGTTGTCGATGCCGGGGCGCTGACCACCGTCCAGGACCGCGGCCGGTTCGGCCTCGCCCACCTCGGCGTGCCGCGGGCCGGCGCGCTCGACGGCCCGGCCGCGGAGCTGGCCAACCGCCTCGTCGGCAACTCCTCCGATGCGGCGCTGCTCGAGACCACCTTCTCCGGGATCTCGTTCGACGCCGGACGCGCGCTGGTCGTCGCAGTGACCGGCGCGCGGTGCATCGTGCGAGTGGAAGGGCGGTCGGTCGCGTTGGCCGAGCCGGTCTCAGTGCGGTCGGGCGCTCGCGTGGAGATCGGGCCGGCTGTCGACGGCGTGCGTTCGTACGTCTCCGTGGCCGGCGGCATCCACGTCGCGCCGGTGCTGGGCTCGCGGTCGACCGACACCCTGGCCTGGGTTGGCCCGCCCGTCGTGTGCGACGCAGACGTGTTGCCGGTCGGTCGCCCGGTGGGCGATCCCGTGGGGGTCGACCTCGACCCACGCCGACGCCCTGCCCCGGTGCTGCGGCTCCTGCCCGGCCCGCACGGTGACTGGTTCCAGGGCGACGTGCTTGCGCGCCTCGACGGGACGTCGTACGACGTGGCGACGGAGTCGAACCGCATCGGGCTGCGCCTGTCCGGCCCGCGCATCGCCCGCTCCGGTGCGGGAGAGCTGCCGAGCGAGGGGATGGTGCTGGGCGCGGTCCAGGTGCCGCCGAGCGGCCAGCCGGTGGTGCTTCTGCACGACCATCCGGTGACCGGTGGCTACCCGGTGGTGGCCGTGCTGCACCCTGATGACCTGCCGGTGTGCGCCCAGGCCCGGCCTGGCGACGTACTCACCCTGCGACTGGCCTGA
- a CDS encoding allophanate hydrolase subunit 1 codes for MAAYLDLRSVGAHAVRAKVGETRSALALASWARSARVPAVEIVPAATTVLFDGVADVAAVRDLLAMWPGDVDAATEGDLVEIPTVYDGPDLPEVAELWSMSVDDVVTRHGATEFVAAFCGFAPGFSYLAGLPDELAVPRRATPRTRCGAGAVALADTWCGIYPNDSPGGWQLIGRTDAALWDAGRDAPALLPPGTRVRFVPA; via the coding sequence ATGGCGGCCTACCTCGACCTGCGCTCGGTCGGCGCGCACGCGGTGCGTGCCAAGGTCGGAGAGACCCGGAGCGCGCTGGCCCTGGCTTCGTGGGCCCGTTCTGCGCGCGTGCCGGCGGTCGAGATCGTGCCGGCCGCCACGACGGTGCTCTTCGACGGCGTCGCCGATGTCGCGGCCGTCCGTGACCTGCTGGCGATGTGGCCGGGTGACGTGGACGCGGCGACCGAGGGCGACCTCGTCGAGATCCCGACCGTGTACGACGGACCCGACCTGCCCGAGGTCGCGGAGCTCTGGTCGATGTCGGTCGACGACGTCGTCACGCGCCACGGCGCCACCGAGTTCGTCGCGGCGTTCTGTGGGTTTGCGCCGGGCTTCTCCTACCTGGCCGGCCTGCCTGATGAGCTCGCGGTGCCGCGTCGTGCGACGCCGCGCACTCGCTGCGGGGCAGGAGCGGTGGCGCTGGCCGACACCTGGTGCGGGATCTATCCCAACGACTCTCCGGGTGGCTGGCAGCTGATCGGCCGCACCGACGCCGCCTTGTGGGACGCAGGCCGCGACGCGCCGGCCCTGCTGCCGCCGGGGACGCGCGTGAGGTTCGTGCCGGCATGA
- a CDS encoding 5-oxoprolinase subunit PxpA: MTLDLNADLGEEITDDAGLLAVVTSANVACGYHAGSATIMRDVCAEAARLGVSVGAQVSYDDREHFGRVALDVPAEVLREQVADQVGTLTAIATAAGTSVRYVKPHGALYHRVAYDELQAGAVLGGSGDLPVLGLPGARILQLAADAGRRVWREGFPDRGYTDDGRLLPRDRPGAVLEDEEAVVAAALDLASRVDSLCVHGDHPGAVARALAVRRALEAAGHELAGL; the protein is encoded by the coding sequence GTGACGCTGGACCTGAACGCCGACCTCGGCGAGGAGATCACCGACGACGCCGGGCTGTTGGCGGTGGTGACGAGCGCCAACGTGGCGTGCGGCTACCACGCCGGCTCCGCGACGATCATGCGCGACGTGTGTGCCGAGGCGGCTCGCCTCGGGGTCTCGGTGGGTGCCCAGGTGTCCTACGACGACCGGGAGCACTTCGGCCGGGTCGCGCTCGACGTGCCGGCCGAGGTGCTGCGCGAGCAGGTGGCCGACCAGGTCGGCACGCTGACCGCGATCGCCACCGCCGCGGGCACGAGCGTGCGGTACGTCAAGCCGCACGGTGCGCTCTACCACCGGGTGGCCTACGACGAGTTGCAGGCGGGTGCCGTGCTGGGTGGCTCGGGAGACCTGCCGGTCCTCGGCCTGCCGGGCGCGCGGATCCTGCAGCTGGCCGCCGACGCCGGACGTCGGGTGTGGCGCGAAGGGTTCCCCGATCGTGGCTACACCGACGACGGGCGGCTGCTGCCGCGCGACCGGCCCGGCGCCGTACTCGAGGACGAGGAGGCGGTGGTCGCTGCCGCACTCGACCTCGCGAGCCGCGTCGACTCGCTGTGCGTGCACGGCGACCACCCCGGTGCAGTCGCTCGGGCACTGGCCGTACGACGTGCCCTCGAAGCCGCCGGGCATGAGCTCGCCGGTCTCTGA
- a CDS encoding ROK family protein — MSPLLRERRVEGRRGWRAGRDLGDVVATMVNLVNPSVVVIGGQLALAGEHLLAGIREVVYTRSLPLATEHLRIIPSRAGTEAGVLGAVAMAVEHTLSPASIEAASETLAASG, encoded by the coding sequence GTGTCACCTCTCCTGCGAGAACGCCGCGTCGAAGGCCGCCGTGGGTGGCGGGCCGGCCGTGACCTGGGCGACGTCGTCGCGACGATGGTCAACCTCGTCAACCCCTCGGTGGTCGTCATCGGCGGTCAACTCGCTCTCGCCGGTGAGCACCTGCTGGCCGGCATCCGCGAGGTCGTCTACACCCGCTCCCTGCCACTGGCCACCGAGCACCTGCGCATCATCCCGTCGCGCGCGGGCACCGAGGCGGGCGTGCTCGGCGCGGTCGCCATGGCCGTCGAGCACACACTGTCGCCTGCGTCCATCGAGGCGGCGTCGGAGACCCTCGCAGCGTCGGGCTAA
- a CDS encoding S9 family peptidase, giving the protein MQPPLTPPVAERRPVTSEFHGRERTDAYDWLRAKEDPDVTSYLEAENAYTTERTDHLADLRQSIFDEIKARTRETDLSVPSRNRGWWIYSRSFEGKEYGASCRVAVADEADWTPPQPAQDAAPDEPALPGEEVLLDLNELAEGHEFFSLGGSSLSLDDTMLAWSTDTTGDERYTVRFKVIATGELLDDEITGVLGGVTWSPDNRSVYYSTVDDSWRSDKVWRHRLGTPQADDEIVFHEADARFSVGVGRTRNDRFIMLASSSKTTAEWHVLDLVDPEGEFRLFAARRDGLEYGLEAAVIGGEDRFLVLHNDAGPDFELAITPAEPTAVDEWVPLIKHDPSVRLEDVDAFATHLVVHQRSDGLTQLRILPLDDSGVADDYLVEFDDEVYTIGSGGNPSFEQPTVRLGYTTMATPASIHDYDIRTRELTLLRRTPVLGGYDPADYEEHRLWAIADDSERVPISVVCRRDVRSGGGPVPLLLYGYGAYEMSVDPYFSIARLSMLDRGAAFAIAHVRGGGELGRRWYDDGKMLHKRNTFSDFIACAHHLVDTGWTTPERLVAEGGSAGGLLMGAIVNQAPEMFGGILTQVPFVDALTSMLDSTLPLTVPEYDEWGNPEGDADVYDNMASYSPYDNVAALDYPPILAETSLHDTRVLYVEPAKWIARLRATATGRRDFLLKTEMSAGHGGVSGRYKSWHDRAFSLAWVLDRMGLADR; this is encoded by the coding sequence ATGCAGCCCCCGCTCACTCCACCTGTCGCCGAACGCCGCCCCGTCACGTCCGAGTTCCACGGTCGCGAGCGCACCGACGCCTACGACTGGCTGCGCGCCAAGGAAGACCCGGACGTGACGTCGTACCTCGAGGCGGAGAACGCCTACACGACCGAGCGCACGGACCACCTGGCCGACCTGCGCCAGTCGATCTTCGACGAGATCAAGGCACGCACGCGCGAGACCGACCTGTCGGTGCCGAGCCGCAACCGCGGCTGGTGGATCTACTCCCGGTCCTTCGAGGGCAAGGAGTACGGCGCGAGCTGCCGCGTCGCCGTGGCGGACGAGGCCGACTGGACTCCCCCGCAGCCCGCACAGGACGCCGCACCCGACGAGCCGGCGCTGCCCGGCGAGGAGGTGCTGCTCGACCTCAACGAGCTGGCCGAGGGACACGAGTTCTTCTCGCTCGGTGGCTCCTCGCTCAGCCTCGACGACACGATGCTGGCCTGGTCGACCGACACCACCGGCGACGAGCGCTACACCGTGCGCTTCAAGGTGATCGCGACCGGCGAGCTGCTCGACGACGAGATCACCGGTGTGCTCGGCGGGGTGACCTGGTCACCCGACAACCGCAGCGTCTACTACTCCACCGTCGACGACTCCTGGCGCTCCGACAAGGTCTGGCGCCACCGGCTCGGCACCCCCCAGGCCGACGACGAGATCGTCTTCCACGAGGCCGACGCGCGGTTCTCCGTCGGCGTGGGCCGCACCCGCAACGACCGTTTCATCATGCTGGCCAGCAGCTCCAAGACCACTGCCGAGTGGCACGTTCTCGACCTGGTCGACCCCGAGGGCGAGTTCCGGCTGTTCGCGGCCCGCCGCGACGGGCTGGAGTACGGCCTCGAGGCAGCGGTCATCGGCGGCGAGGACCGGTTCCTGGTGCTCCACAACGACGCCGGGCCTGACTTCGAGCTGGCCATCACGCCGGCCGAGCCGACCGCGGTCGACGAGTGGGTGCCTCTCATCAAGCACGACCCGAGCGTGCGGCTCGAGGACGTCGACGCCTTCGCCACCCACCTCGTCGTGCACCAGCGCAGCGACGGTCTGACCCAGCTGCGCATCCTCCCGCTCGACGACAGCGGCGTGGCCGACGACTACCTGGTCGAGTTCGACGACGAGGTCTACACGATCGGCTCGGGCGGCAACCCGTCGTTCGAGCAGCCGACCGTGCGCCTCGGCTACACCACGATGGCCACGCCTGCCTCGATCCACGACTACGACATCCGCACCCGCGAGCTCACGTTGCTGCGTCGTACTCCCGTGCTCGGCGGCTACGACCCGGCCGACTACGAGGAGCACCGGCTCTGGGCCATCGCCGACGACAGCGAGCGCGTGCCGATCTCGGTCGTCTGCCGCCGCGACGTCCGGTCCGGCGGCGGTCCGGTGCCGCTGCTGCTCTACGGCTACGGCGCCTACGAGATGTCGGTCGACCCCTATTTCTCCATCGCCCGGCTCTCGATGCTCGACCGGGGCGCGGCGTTCGCCATCGCGCACGTACGCGGCGGCGGCGAGCTCGGCCGCCGGTGGTACGACGACGGCAAGATGCTGCACAAGCGCAACACGTTCTCCGACTTCATCGCGTGCGCGCACCACCTCGTCGACACCGGCTGGACCACCCCCGAGCGACTGGTCGCAGAAGGTGGCAGCGCCGGCGGGCTGCTGATGGGCGCGATCGTCAACCAGGCGCCCGAGATGTTCGGCGGCATCCTCACCCAGGTGCCGTTCGTGGACGCGCTGACGAGCATGCTCGACTCCACGCTGCCGCTGACCGTCCCGGAGTACGACGAGTGGGGCAATCCCGAGGGCGACGCCGACGTCTACGACAACATGGCCAGCTACTCGCCGTACGACAACGTGGCGGCGCTCGACTACCCGCCAATCCTCGCCGAGACCTCCCTGCACGACACCCGGGTGCTCTATGTCGAGCCGGCCAAGTGGATCGCCCGGCTGCGCGCCACCGCCACCGGACGCCGCGACTTCCTGCTCAAGACCGAGATGAGCGCCGGGCACGGCGGCGTCTCCGGGCGCTACAAGTCGTGGCACGATCGGGCCTTCTCGCTCGCCTGGGTGCTCGACCGGATGGGCCTCGCCGACCGCTAG